ATAAGAGAAGCACAACCCCTTACAATTGGAGAATTTGAAAAATTAATGGCTAAGTACATTACAAAAGAAGCCAATCCACAAGAAGAAATAGCCCCACTTTTTGATGAATTAGTTAATCCAAGAAAACACTATCCTGAATATCTAGAGTAAAGAATAAAGCCCTTGAAATTGTTAATGTATATGATATAATATAGGGTACCGCAACAAATATAAGGTTGGTGTTAAAATGGGCCAAGATAGTATTAAACTAATAGCACAGAATAAAAAAGCATATCACGATTACTTTATAGAAGAAAAGTACGAAGCAGGCATCGTTCTAGCAGGAACTGAAGTTAAGTCAATTCGTATGGGCAAATGCAGTATAAAAGAATCCTTCGTTAGACCAAAAGATGGAGAAGTTAATATACTAAATATGCATATCAGTCCTTATGAAAAAGGGAATATATTTAACAAAGATCCATTAAGAACAAGAAAATTATTGCTTCACAAATACGAAATCAATAAAATTCAAGGTGCTATTACTCAAAAAGGCTATACCTTAGTCCCCCTGAAAGTATATTTAAAAGGGAGTCTAGTAAAAGTTCAAATAGGTCTAGCAAAAGGTAAAAAACTTTATGACAAACGTCAAGATATTGCTAAAAAAGATCAAAGACGTGCGGCAGAAAAAGAGTTTAAAATCAAGAATTTAAATTAGTTTAAATTTGAGTTCAATAAATCTTAATAGTAATAATTTTGCTATGTTGTAATATACTAACATTGACAAAAACACAAAAGTAGTATAAATTAGGTTATGCACCTAATATTTATTTTTCGTCTAATACTAGTACGGGGGTGTACTGGTTTCGACGGGGGCATCAGATATTAGAGGAGCCATCCGCAGCTTTCTGGGACTGCGTCAACAACCTGGTAAATAAATTAAACGCAGACGAAAATAATTTCGCATTAGCTGCTTAATGCAGCTTGTTAACTCTCAGTAACCCGCGGCTGTGGGTTAACATCAAATGAAGCGGGGAACTTCTCTTACAAAGCTTTGAGTAGGAAGAAGAATTATGAAGCTACTAACCTACAAAGCCTGTCGTTAGGCGTTGTAGTGAGGGAATGTTAAAATAGCGACTGTGATGGGAGATACTGTAATAAATGGGTCTTCGGACAGGGGTTCGATTCCCCTCACCTCCATAAATTTTGAAAAAGCCTTGTAAACACAGTGTTTACAAGGCTTTTTCAATTTCATATGGCCACTTGGAAAACCTATCTCTTCCTCGAACTTTTTCAAAAATTAAATGCCCCCATAATGAATCCATTTATTATTCCAGATGTGATATTTTCCTAGCAAACACCCTATTTCCAGCGTGTTTATGTGATACACCCCCTGAATGGCAGTCGAAAACATATTCCTCACAGCCTTCAATATACCAATCATCATAAAGAGAAAGCAACTGACCAGATTTCCAATGCTGAGAATGGCTTTTTTTCCCCGGTATTTCACGGATAAATGGCTTGTCGACAAGGCAGTGCATTGCATTGAGACCATTGGTCTGGGTATATTCTTTGTAATTAAGAAATATTTCTTCTTTTAGTTCTGGTTTTATATAATGTAATACACCGCTCGAAAAAAGGATATCGAACTTTTGCTCCAGTCTGAAATCCCATATATTGGCTTTAAACACATCGACATAGACATTGGCTTTATCAGCCAGTCTTTTGGTTTTTTCAATGCCAGCATTTGAAATATCAAAAGCACTAACTGAATAGCCACATCTGGCAAAAAACACGGCGTCCTTTCCTTCGCCACAACCAATATCAAGTAACTTTAAAGGCTTTGTTGGTGGCAAGAGTTCGAGGACTTTTAAACACATTGTGGAGGGGGTAACGCCCCAAAAATATTCTTCTTTATTGTAATGGTCTTCATAGTAAGAGCGTGAATCAAAGTTATGAGAATAACCCATAATTTTATCGATACTCACTGAAAAGATAGATGCCAACGAAGGCAAAAGCGATATATCTGGAGAAGAGTGTCCCTTTTCCCATTTACTGACGGCTTGGCAGGTGATGTTAAGCTTAGTTGCTATTTCTTCTTGGGTCAACCCCATATCTTTACGGTATCGCGCGATGTTTTCGCCCACAATGTTTTTCATATGATTACCTCAAATGATTGCCCCATTATTTTTTCGTAGCATTCTAAATACTTGGATTTAGTCATTTCAATAACATGCTGAGGCAAATAATTGGGGAGTTTGTTTGCATACCCATTCATACTTAGCCAGTTTCGAAGATACTGTTTGTCTAGGCTGTCTTGAGAGCGGCCAATTTCATAAGTGTCAAGAAGCCAAAATCGGCTTGAGTCAGGCGTTAAAATTTCGTCAGCAATTATAAGTTCTCCATTATTGTCTAGCCCAAATTCGAATTTTGCATCGGCAATGATTAAACCTTTACTTAATGCATAGCGCGCGCATTTATCATAGATTTCAATGGATTTGGATTTGATTTTTTCTGAAAGATCCTCCCCTAAAAGTTCAATGGCTTTTTCAAAAGTTATATTTTCATCATGACTTCCAGAATGTGCTTTTGATGAAGGAGTAAATATTGGTGTTGGTAATTTTTCGCTTTCCTTCATGCCTTTTTGTATTTTGATTCCACATATCTCACTGGTTTGAAGGTAACTTTTCCAACTAGAACCAGAAAGGTAACCTCTAACGATACATTCGATGGGAAGCATTTTTAATTTTTTGACTAACATACTTCGACCCTGAAATGATTCATTTTGAAACTCTTTAGGAAAATCATCTAGTTTTGTGGAAAGTACATGATTTGGAATAAGGTCTGAAACATAATCAAACCAAAATGCGGACATTTGATTTAATAGGATGCCTTTCTGTGGAATATCATTTGGCATAATATGATCAAACGCAGAAATTCTGTCAGATACAACCATTAACAAACGCTTTTCATCCACTTCGTAAATATCTCTTACTTTTCCACTGCTTATATTTTTCATATAAATGATCCTTTCTTTTTAGGAAGATGTAGTTCATAATTTATATTATAGTATAGTTATATACTTAGTTTCAATAATCCAATAATTGATATTAACATAAAAATCAACTGCTGGTTGAAAAAAAGAATATTTGGGATAAAAATAGTCAAACTATAGCGAGGTGACCAATTTCAAATGATCATTTACTACAAAAAAATTAAAGGTAAAAGGAGTATTAATTATAATCATCATTAAAAAGGGGTTTGATCAAAATAGTAGGAATAGAGCAGCTCAGTTATATAGCAAGGCCTTTGAAAAAATTGGATTCTTTAAGAATAAGGTAACGGGTTATATAGTCAAAACGGAATAGGTATTTATGTCGGTGTTGTACGTCACTTAATAACACGTAAAAATACAACTAGGAATCTGTATGGTTATGTAATAATTATTTGAGGTAATATAATATGTGTATATTCATATATATTACTAAATTCAATATTGTCCTTTTTAGTATTTATTCCCTTGAAATTTGACTTATGTGTCATAATAATATTTAAAATCAAATATGTGATTTCTAATAAAATAGAGGAAAAGTCACTAAATTAATTAAAACACATATTTTTAATTAATGGAATAGTATTAATAAAAGAGGTTGATATATAATGTCAAATAATTATATTTTTTCAAATGCTGAAGAAGAATTATTATCTTTACCTAAAGAGTATACCGTAGAAATAGCTTTAGAAAATAACGATCTCCTTTATACTCCATTAGCTCAGTCATTTAATATAGATCAACTCGTAAAATTTTTATGTAATTTTAATAATGGGATTCCAGATAAAATAAGAATTACTATGTTTGGTATTGATGGACCACCTACTCTTTCTATATTGGAGTACAATGGAGAATACTTAAAATTGACTATAGATGTTTCTAGATATGATGGTGATGTTTACGATGAATTCATAATTTCTTATGGCTATGATATAATTATAGATAAAACTTATTATAATTCTTATAATGCTTATAGCTTCTTCTTGAATAAATTTGATAATGGTTTAGCACTAATCTTTACTTATACTATTTTTAATATGCAACTATAAAATCTAATGTTGAGTACTTTTTATCTGACTTACTATTTACTTTTAATTTAAATATAAAAAAGTACACATCTAAATGGTTAGTTTTTATATTATCCTATCCAACTTGGTGTGTACTTTACATGCTAAAAACCGCATAAAATCAAGGGCTTTTCAAGAATAAAACTAAACAACAATGATGGGTTTAATTCCCGTCATTTTGTGGTGTCATCAAAGTGACTTAGCACTAAAAATAGCATAAAATACAAATAAATAAAAGTAAACATAAATCAATATTAAAAGAGGGTAATTACAAATAATGTAAACATACCTAAACATAAAGAAATAGAGGTGTATTCGTTCGATTCCCCATACCTCCATAAATTATAACCCGCGAAATTCAGACAATTGGTTGGAGGTTCGCGGGTTATTTGTTTTTTAAAATAATATACTATAGATATTAATGGTAGTCTGAGAAATATATTTGTAAAAAAGTTAGAGAAGAACATTGTTTTAGTTTAATTATATGTCAAAAAAAGTTGAGTATTTGAGTGAGTTAGAAACCTTTTTAAAAGAAATAGAAGAAGAAAGTTTAGAGCTTTTAGCTTGACCAGTACTGTAATAAAAGGAACAATAGATATTAAGGAAATTATTGAAATAAAATTAAAACTCATATATACTATTAATAGAAATCATTTGAAAAACTTTATAATCAATAATTGAATAGATCTATTACAGAAGGAGGTATTGTTTGTTTAAATTAGATCATTATGCATAGCAAAGGCTATTGCATGATATGAATATCAAATAGCCTTTGCTTAATCCTAATATATAATTTACTAGGAGGAGCAAATTGAGCTATAAAAAAGCATCAGATATTTTACCAAAAGAATTAATTGATATAATTCAAAAGTATGTTGATGGTGAATATATCTACATACCAAGAAAAGAAGATAATAGAAAGTCTTGGGGAGACAAAACAAGAAGTAAGAATGAAGTTTATGAAAGAAACCTCACTATTTATAGTAAATATAAAAGCGGTATTTCAGTGAAAAAACTCGCTGAAACATACTATTTGTCACCTAACTGGATTCATAGAATTATTTCAAAATTAAATAGAGAATAGTTATTAAAAAGCATTATAAAAGAATATTTTATAGTGCTTTTTTGTTTCTGAAAAGAGGTAGAACCAATAATGTAAAGACATATTTGTTATAATGATTTATGGAATAGAATGATAAATTGATTGGAGTGGTTTGAGTGAATGATGAATTAAAAGTAAGCAATTTGACCGACTTAGATATTCTAGAGGCAGAAAAAATATGGGTGACTCAGTACGAACGCTACTGTAACCACGGTAGTTTTCCTTCGTATTGGAAAGAACAAACAGAACTGCTAGAAAAATTTCTTATGAACAAAATAAAGAAGAAAAGTGCCGTGGTTGCAAAGTTAGGGGATAAAGTCATAGGTTTTCTAGCATATGATAAATTCCCTTTTAATGGCGAGAATTCAGTATTTTGTCCGGCAATAGGACATGCGGCTACTGAAGAATATAAGGAAAAAGTATATCATGCGTTATATAAAAGCATTTCACAGGAATGGGTTAATAAAAGCATTTTTAATCATATGTGGACAATTTTTTATAATGATGATAAATTGAAAAAAATATTATTTGATTTAGGGTATGGTTCGTATTTAATAGATGCATTTAGTGACTGCAATATTTTATATAGTGAAAATGCTACATATGATATAAGAAAAGCGTCCACTAAAGATACGGATGTTTTATATGAGCTTGTGAAGGAATCAAATCACTATTATTCTGCCGCACCTTTATTTCTAAAAAGAGATGAATTGACATTAAAAGAGATTGAAGAACTGATTTTAAAGAGTAATGTGTTCATTGCATGGGATAAAGAGATACCAATTGGGTTTATGAATTTAAGTATTACTGATCATAATAATTGTATAGACTTATCAGTGAAAGATTGTGGTTTGATAAATGAAATTGGCACTTATATAAAAGTAGAATATAGAAATAAAAAGATAGGAAGTCAACTACTACAAACTGTAAATAACTACTGTAGAGAAGTTAACGCCAGGTATATTCACGTGGATTTTGAAACATCAAACTTATATGGTAATAAGTTTTGGAAAAAATACTTTAATCCCATGTTATTATCTATGAGAAGAACGATCAACAAAAATATAAATGACTAATAGAAAACTGCGCTTGACTTTCCCTGTTATGTATATGGCTGATGAAAAATCAAGGTTCACGATCATTACAGGAATAATAACGAGTGTTAAGTTGTACAAAAATTCTTACATGGAACAGTGGGGACGGTTGATTGACAAAAACGCCTCACTTTAATATGTTTTATATTGATTTATTGGCGAAAATCTGTATAGAAGAAGGAAGGAAATAGAATATGGCTACATTTGATGATTTTTTGAAGATAGATATTAGAGTAGGAGAGATTATTAAAGTAGAGAGTTTTGAAAAAGCTAAAAAACCTGCATATAAACTATGGGTTGATTTTGGTGATGAAATTGGTATAAAAAAATCAAGTGCCCAAATAACTGAATGCTATAGAAAAGAAGAGCTGATTCACAAGCAAGTTTTAGGAGTAGTAAACTTCCCCCCAAGACAAATTGGTGATTTCATGTCAGAAGTGTTAATCTTGGGGATATATGGGTCACAAGGAGTTGTGTTAATTCAACCAGAACAGCCTGTAAAAAAAGGTGATAAATTAGGTTGATTTACATGATTATATTATGAACCCAAAAAAAATAGAAATATACATAAGAAAAATTAACAGCAAACTATTAAAATCCTTATTGGGTTAGAAATATTTTTTACCCTATAACTTCAGGAAAAAAACTCAAAGTATTGACATATAAATAAAA
The nucleotide sequence above comes from Natranaerovirga pectinivora. Encoded proteins:
- a CDS encoding methyltransferase domain-containing protein produces the protein MKNIVGENIARYRKDMGLTQEEIATKLNITCQAVSKWEKGHSSPDISLLPSLASIFSVSIDKIMGYSHNFDSRSYYEDHYNKEEYFWGVTPSTMCLKVLELLPPTKPLKLLDIGCGEGKDAVFFARCGYSVSAFDISNAGIEKTKRLADKANVYVDVFKANIWDFRLEQKFDILFSSGVLHYIKPELKEEIFLNYKEYTQTNGLNAMHCLVDKPFIREIPGKKSHSQHWKSGQLLSLYDDWYIEGCEEYVFDCHSGGVSHKHAGNRVFARKISHLE
- a CDS encoding CD3324 family protein, with amino-acid sequence MSYKKASDILPKELIDIIQKYVDGEYIYIPRKEDNRKSWGDKTRSKNEVYERNLTIYSKYKSGISVKKLAETYYLSPNWIHRIISKLNRE
- a CDS encoding GNAT family N-acetyltransferase → MNDELKVSNLTDLDILEAEKIWVTQYERYCNHGSFPSYWKEQTELLEKFLMNKIKKKSAVVAKLGDKVIGFLAYDKFPFNGENSVFCPAIGHAATEEYKEKVYHALYKSISQEWVNKSIFNHMWTIFYNDDKLKKILFDLGYGSYLIDAFSDCNILYSENATYDIRKASTKDTDVLYELVKESNHYYSAAPLFLKRDELTLKEIEELILKSNVFIAWDKEIPIGFMNLSITDHNNCIDLSVKDCGLINEIGTYIKVEYRNKKIGSQLLQTVNNYCREVNARYIHVDFETSNLYGNKFWKKYFNPMLLSMRRTINKNIND
- a CDS encoding DUF4362 domain-containing protein, whose amino-acid sequence is MSNNYIFSNAEEELLSLPKEYTVEIALENNDLLYTPLAQSFNIDQLVKFLCNFNNGIPDKIRITMFGIDGPPTLSILEYNGEYLKLTIDVSRYDGDVYDEFIISYGYDIIIDKTYYNSYNAYSFFLNKFDNGLALIFTYTIFNMQL
- a CDS encoding tRNA-binding protein yields the protein MATFDDFLKIDIRVGEIIKVESFEKAKKPAYKLWVDFGDEIGIKKSSAQITECYRKEELIHKQVLGVVNFPPRQIGDFMSEVLILGIYGSQGVVLIQPEQPVKKGDKLG
- the smpB gene encoding SsrA-binding protein SmpB → MGQDSIKLIAQNKKAYHDYFIEEKYEAGIVLAGTEVKSIRMGKCSIKESFVRPKDGEVNILNMHISPYEKGNIFNKDPLRTRKLLLHKYEINKIQGAITQKGYTLVPLKVYLKGSLVKVQIGLAKGKKLYDKRQDIAKKDQRRAAEKEFKIKNLN
- a CDS encoding phosphoribosylaminoimidazolesuccinocarboxamide synthase; protein product: MKNISSGKVRDIYEVDEKRLLMVVSDRISAFDHIMPNDIPQKGILLNQMSAFWFDYVSDLIPNHVLSTKLDDFPKEFQNESFQGRSMLVKKLKMLPIECIVRGYLSGSSWKSYLQTSEICGIKIQKGMKESEKLPTPIFTPSSKAHSGSHDENITFEKAIELLGEDLSEKIKSKSIEIYDKCARYALSKGLIIADAKFEFGLDNNGELIIADEILTPDSSRFWLLDTYEIGRSQDSLDKQYLRNWLSMNGYANKLPNYLPQHVIEMTKSKYLECYEKIMGQSFEVII